CTGTGGCCGAAGCGCTGGCGGGCGTTGAGCCTGCGATGCGCGACCTCGCGCTCGCGCGCATCGCGCAATCGCTCCTCGTGCTCGACGAGCAGACGCGCTCCCGCCTCGTGCAGGACGCTTTGCAGCGCACTCCCACTGGCGCCCCGATGGAGGGCATGCTGGCCGCGCTCGCCACGATGCCGCCTGCGGCGCTCGCGCGGCTCCTTCGCCTCGTCGCAGATCAGCGCGGCGGGAGCACGGACTCGCTCTTGCAGGAGATTCCACTGCCGGCCGAGGTGCTGCGCGAGGTGAGGGCGCTGTTGCAGCCAGTCCCCGAGTCTGACCCCGCACGCGGGATCCCCGCGTCCGTCGACGCCAGCGAGCTCGCGGCCGAGGCGGAAGCCGACGAGGCAGACCAGTTCACCATCGAGGCCCTCCTCCGCGAAGCGACGCCCGCGTCTGCTGCGGATCGGGCGCTGCTCACAAGCATCGAGGTCTTCGAGCGCAAGCGCGGCACCCACTCGCTGCAGGCGCTCGCCGACGCAAGCGTCGTCGCCCTGCGGACAGGCGCCGTGGACCGGCTGTCCGACGCGATCGCCCTCATCGCGCAGTCCTCGGACGCACCAGACCTGGCAGAGACCGCCTCAGCCGCGGCTCGCGCGCTCGCTGGCGAAGCGATCGCTGCGATCCCCCGGTTGGAGAGCGCGCAGCGAGAGGCGGTTCTCCGCGCTTTGGCTCGCATCTCCGAGCACGTCGTGGCGATTGCAGGCGCGGAGCTCACGGCCGGCAGCGAAGCACAGGCGCTTTCGGCCGCGCAGGTCCTGCTGGGGCTTGGCGACAAGCGGCTGGTCGGCGTGGCTGCGAGAGCTCTCGAACACCCCGCCACGCAGGTCCGGCTCGGCGTGCTGCGCGCGCTCGCAGACAGCGGCACTCCCGAAGCCGCCGAGGCGCTTGCCCGCGCCGTGCGGCATGCGGACCCTGAAACCAGGATGGCTGCCGTGCGCGAGATCGCGCGCGCGCACGTGGATGCGGCCATGCCTGCGCTCATGCGCGTGCTCGCTGAAGACGGTCCGCTCCGTAGGAACCACGAGCTGAAGCTCGAAATCCTCAGTACCATAGAACGTGCACGCCCCGCAGGCGCGCGGGAGGTGGTCGCACGCGTCGCCGCACGGAGGCCGTTTGCAAGGAAGGCCCGTCAGGTCGTGCAGCGGGCGCGCGAGGTTCTCGCGGCGCTCGATGCAGAGGGGCGAGACGAAGGGACGCGATAGACGTGACAGACGAAACGATGCCACGAGACGACCGCCTCGAGTCGAACGAGGAGATCGCTGCGCTCGCGCAGCCTGCGACCAGGACGCCGTTCGCGACCGCGAAGCGGCTCCAGCGTGCTCGCGACCTCGCACGCGCTCTTGCCGTCGCCGCGACGAACGCCTCGCTGTACCCCGAGACGCACCCCCTCGTCGAGCAGTCTCTCGATGCGCTCGTGCAGGCGGTCTCGGACGTGATGGACCTCGGGTTCGAGACGGTCACCATCAACATCTACAAGGGCACTCTGTTCATCGAGAACCACGTGATGCCTGAGGAGAGCGTGACCTACCGCAAGGTGATCGAGGACACGCTCGCGCGTGGCATTTCGGCCATCACGCTGAGCCTCGGTTTCGCGCAGCAAGACGCCCTGGCGCTCGTGTCCGTGCTGAACGACACCGACATCGCAGATGCCGAGGCGGCCGCGGTCGCGTTGGCCGCGCGAGGCGCCACGGCCGTTGCGGTGTCGGAGACGACCGACTTGGACGAGACCGCTCGCGAGGCAGAGGCGCAAGAGCACAAGACCGAGGCCCGGAGACACTACGACCGAGCGCTCGAAGCGATGCACGACGTCGAGACGAAGGCGAAGCTCGGCAAGGTGTTCGAGGTCGAGCCGCTGCAGTCGGTCGTGAGCAACTTGCTCGACATGCTGCTGAAGGATCCTGCCGCGGTCCTCGGACTCACGGCGATCAAGAGCCACGACGACTACACGCTCAACCACTCCATCAACGTATGCATCCTCTCGCTCGCGCTCGGCGCGTCCATCGGCCTGGATGCCGAGTCTCTGAAGTCGCTCGGCCTTTCTGCGCTTCTCTACGATCTCGGCAAGGTGCGGATCCCCGAGGACATCCTCGCAAAGGAAGGCCCGCTCACGGCAGACGAGTGGCAGATCGTGAAGAGCCACACCACCGAGGGCGCGGATCTGCTCAAGCGCATCCAGCTCGTCGACCAGATGCCGATGGTGGTCGCGTACGAGCATCACCTGCGCCACGACCTGCAAGGGTATCCCGAGCCGAAGGAGCCCCGCGAGCAGCATCTCTTCTCAAAAATCGTGGCGCTCTGCGACGCCTACGACGCGATGACGACGCGGCGTCCGTTCAGGCGGGAGATCCGACCCGACAAGGCGCTTGCGGTCCTCATGCAGGGCCGCAACAAGGCGTACGACCCGTCGCTCACCAAAGCGCTCGTCGCGCTGCTCGGGATCTATCCGATGGGCGCCGTCGTCCGTCTGTCAGATGGCACCATCGGCGTCGTGTTCCGCGTCAACCGCGACGACCTGCTCAGGCCGAAGGTGAAGCGCCTGATCGACGCAGACGGCCGATGGCTGGAGTTCCCCGAGGTCGTCGACTTGCGGCTCGTCTCCTCGGAGTCGGGCGGGTTCGCGCTCTCGATCGAAGAGGCGCTCCCTGCCGCCGAAGCCGGCATCGACGACGTCTGGCAGTACCTGTGATGCGTGCGTGAACGGCGCTATCACCGGCTGAGTCGCCCGTCTTAGCGGATCTCGCTTTCGAGCGCGTCGAAGTCCATCTCGCTCGGCAGGTCCATTCCGCCGAGCTCCCGCTCGATTGCATCGAGCTCGCGGATGATCGCGTCGGAGTCTCCAGGCACCGCGGTCGAGTCCTGCCCGGACGCTGCGCCATCAGTGCCGGTCTGCCCGCCGGAAGCGGTCGGCTCGACCGTCTGCGTCATCTCCGCTGCTCCGGTTGCGGGAGCTGTGCCGGAGGCCCCGCGAGACGAACGAGAACAGCCCGTAGCGCCCGCCAGAACGGCGAGCGCTACGCACAGCGTGACTGCTATGAGCGCAGAGCGGGTCCTCACTCGTCGGCGTCCTCCTTGAGGGCGAGCGCGATCTGCCGCAGCTCCCGAGCGGCCTCGCGCAGAGCGACCCTCGACTGCTTCAGCGTCAGGACCGCTTCACGCGCCTGAAGCCTCGCCTGGCGGAACGCGCCACGACGATCGGTGGCGTCCGGCACGCCGCGCATGGCCTGGATGGCGGTCTGCTCCTGCTCACGCGCTTGCTCGAGCAGCTGGCGGGACTCCTCGATCCTCGCCCTGACAGCGCTCACGTCAGCGCCCAGTGATTCGACCTTGCTCGCGAGGAGCTCCAGCCGCGTCTGCTTCTTCGAGAGGAGCGCTTCGGCTGCGCGGAAGCGCGCCTCGCGCGCCCTGATCACATTCTCGATGCGGTTGCGGAGGTTTTCTGTGACGATCGCTTGGTTGGCCTGAGCCGTGGTGCTCGAAGACCCGGCGGGGCGCATCATCTGCGGCAACGCCGACGCCACAGCCGGGCCGGCGAGAACGACGGCGGCGACCAGCGCTACCGTCGCAAGCGTCTTTCTCGTGAAGATGGCCGACATCTTGCTCACCTCGCTTCGATTCTACACTACACCCGCTCGCCTCCGAGCGTGGCTTCTCATCTGCCACTATCATCGGCTCGGCGTGTTGCGGCACCATGAACGCACTGTTGGGAATCGGTTGAGAGCCCTCACGCCCGGGGAAGCCGCACGACGAAGCGCGCGCCGCCGAGCGGGCTGTCTGATACGGCAATGCTTCCGCCCATGAGCTCCACGAGTCGCTTGGCGATCGAAAGCCCGAGGCCGGAACCGCCACCTGACGCCCGCGCCTGGTCGAGCCGCACGAAGCGCTCGAAGATCCGTTCACGGGCATCGGCCGGAACGCCAGGGCCATCGTCGTCGACCACGAGCGACCAGGACTCCTCGTCGGCCTGCGCGCTCACGCGCACCGTGCCGGTCGGACCCGCGTACTTCAGCGCGTTGTCCACAAGGACGCTCGCCACCTGCAGCAGGCGCTCAGCGTCTGCGTTCGGGCGTGCGCCGCCTGGATCGAGCGCATCGATAGCCAACCTGTCGCCTGCCGTCGTGAACCGCACGCGGAGGGCATCAGCAAGCGCCCGCGGGTCGACGGGCGTGCGCGCGACCTCGACACGCCCCGCGTCCAGATCTGAGAGCGCGAGCAGGGTCGAGGAGATGTCCGCTAGCCGTCGCGCTTCGCTTTCGATCACGCGTGCAAACCGCACCACGGTGTCTACGTCGCTCGCAGTGCCGTCAGCGATCGCGTGCGCGTAGCCTGCGATCGAGGCGACGGGCGTCCTTATCTCGTGCGACACGTCGCTCACGAACGACTTCTGAGCCTCGTAGACCGCTGCCACACGCCTCGACATGTCGTTGAACGACTGCGCGAGTGCTGCGACCTCCTCGTCGCCTTCGACCGGCACTTCGGCGCCCCACTGCCCCGCCGCTATGCCCTCGGCCCCGGCCTTGAGCCGCGCGAGCGGCGCGGCAACCCGCTGCGCGATGGTACCGCCCGCAAACCACGCGACGGCGAGAGCCAGCAGCATGCAGGCAGCCAGCACAGCCACGAGCGTCGACCTCGTCTTCTGCACGTCACGGACCGTCTGGGCACCAACGAGGTACCCCCCGCTCCGGATCGGCGCAGCCACCAGCAAGAGCCGCTCGCCGCTCGCCACGTCGCGCACCGCGACACGCACGCCCTGCGCGTCGGGGCGCGAGAACACGGACAGGTCGATCGACTGCGGGCCCTCTCCTGGCTCGAACGTGGAGAACATCACACGGCCGTCGGCGTCCACCACTATGAGCCGAGCGCCGATCAGCCCTGCTTGCACACGCAGGAGCCGGGCACGCAACCCAGCGTCGCCGGAGCCCTCGATGGGACCACCGGCGCTCAGACCGCTCGCGAGCGCCGCGACCTGCCTGCCGAGCTCTGCCGTACGCCTCGCCATGGCCTGCGTCGACCAGACCGCGTAGAAGGCGACCGACGCAACGAACACCGACAAGGCGGCAACGACGACTGTCGCGCCGCGAACACGCGCTGCCAAGGGGTGCCGCCTCATCCCCGCTCCGACCGCGCTCACCTGGCGTCCCTCTTGAAGCGGTAGCCGACGCCGCGGATCGTCTCGATGAACCGCGGCTCCGCCGCGTCATCGCCAATCTTCTCGCGGATGTGCCGGATGTGGACGTCGACGCCCCTCTCGTCGACGAAGTCCGAGAAGCCCCACGCGGCGTCGAGGATCTGCTGTCGGCTCAAGACGACTCCTGGCTGCCTCATCAGCGCATGCAGGATGGCGAATTCCCGAGCAGTGAGCGTGACTGAGGATCCGTCGACGCTGACCTCGTGGGCCGCCGGATCCAGGACGAGACCGCCCGCGCGAAGCACGCCGCCTTCCGCGTCGGGCGACCCTCGATAGCGACGCACGGCCGCTCGGGCCCTGGCCACGAGCTCCGGCGGCGAGAACGGCTTCGTGACATAGTCGTCGGCCCCTGCCTCCAGCAACGCCACCTTCTCCGACTCGATGTCGCGCGCCGTGAGCATGATGACGGGGACGTCCGACGCCTCACGGATGCTTCGGCACACCTCAGCACCGTCCGCACCGGGCAGCATGACGTCCAGGATCACGACGTCGTACGGCGACTGCCGGGCCATCTCTATAGCGATGCGTCCGTCATCTGCCTCGTCGACATCGAAGCCTGCGGCCACGAGGTACATCGCGACGAGGTCCCTGATGTTGCGTTCATCGTCGACGACCAGCGCCCGCGCCATCGTGCTCCTCCTGTCTCGCGCACTTCTCAGTGTATAACGAGCACGCCGTTCGCAACGATTCGCGGGAGCCTCAGGTCAGCCCCTTAGGACACCGGGTCGCCGAAGTAGCGCCAGTACAGCATCCAGAAGGACGTGTTCCCGTGCAGGTGAGGCGTGTAGCGGTACAGAGAGTAGGTCGAGGCGTTGGTCGGGAAGACCGGGCTTCCGTCGATCACGAGCCGCACGCCCGGATACCAACCGTCGGCGTTGCGGTCGAGCGCGCGCGCTCCGTACCAGATCTGGTTCCCGAAGCCCTGGTACTGTGTGAGGGTCGAGCTGTCGGTCTTGCCGCACCCCATCGCCCAGTCGTACGCGTACTGAGAGGGGCTGCGGTCCTCAAGCAAGGACTGCTCCTTTTGCAGAGTCGCCAGGATCACCTTCGGAGAGACGTTCCAGTAGACTGCCGCATCGACGATCATCTCCGCTGCCGTCTTGTCGCGACCTGCGTAGTCAGGCCCACGGTAGGTCGCGAGCGTGCTCGAGAGACTCTCGAGGAACGCCTGCACGTCCGAAACGCTCATACACGCCGCGTCTCTGAAGTTCGCGTCCGATATGATCGTGTCCGGTGCGAAGTCCCTTCCAGGCGTCCCCCCTTTCGCTGCCTCTGCCGCCTTGCGGCGCATGAGCTCGGCGATATCTTCGCCAAGCGCCGTCGCACGGGCCTGCTGATTTTGAATCGCCTGCTCGATGGCCTTGCGACTCGCCTCTGCCTCCACGCGCATCTGCTCGAGCCGGGCGACGCGGTCTTCGTAGTCGCGCTGCTCGAACGCACGCTGGCGCTTCGCAACGGTCAGATCCTCCACGACCCGCGTGTCGTATCGCGTGACGAAGAAAAGGTAGTCGATACGCTTGAACAGATCCGGAACAGAATCTGCGCTGAGCAGCACCTCGAGATAGTCGACCTTCCCTGACCGGTACAGCTCGGCAGCACGTGCCGTGAACGCCGTCCGCGCCCGCTCCAGGTCGGCCTCGGCCTGGGCGACTCGCTCCTGCGCATCCGCCACGTCTTGGCGCGCCCGGTCGATCCGCGCCACCAAGTCGAGGTACTCCGAGATCTGCTGCTCGAGCTGCGCCTGCAAGCGAGCGACGTCTGCGAGCGCGGCCTGCCGCTCGGCTTCCTTCTGCTGGATCTCGGCGTCAACTGGAGACGCGGAAGCAGGCGTCGCGGGCACGGCCGCCACGGCCACGACGACGAGCAGGCAGAAAACGAACGCACGTATGCGGCGATTGGTCATGTGACGCTCCGGTCACTCTCTGGTGCTCGATGCGCCACACAAGGATAGCAGCCTTGTCTGGCAGCAGCGAGGGCGCGCAAGCATCGCCGGATCGGCCGTCTAGCTCCTCAGCAGTTCGGTGCCGTCTTCTTCGCTTTCGAAGGGACTCTCGATTTCAGGCAGCTGGACGCGGAACGTCGAGCCGCGTCCTGGCTCGCTCTCAACCACCACCGCGCCGCCGAGCAGCTCGGCCACGCCCTTCACGACCGAGAGACCGACACCGGCGCCCAGGGGCTTGGCCGCGCCCCTTCGCGCGACTTGATAGAACTCCTCGAAGATGAGGCCCCGTTCCTCTGCCGGGATCCCTGGCCCCGTATCAGACACGCTCAACTCGACGCCGTCGCTGTCGTGGACGAACAGGACGCGGACCTCCCCGGACTCCGTGAACTTGACGGCGTTCCCGACGAGGTTGTGGAGGATCTGCACGATGCGCCGCTTGTCGCTGCGCACCGCCGGTTCGCCCTGGACAGACCACGCGAGAGCGAGCCCCTTGTCTTCGGCTTGCATCTTGAGCCCGCTCAGCGCCTCATCGAGCATCTCGCGGGCGTCGAACTCGGCGATGTCCACGTGCGCCTGGCCCGCCCGCAGCAGCGAAAGGTCGAGCACGTCGTTCACGAGCGTGAGCAGCTGTTCTCCGGATGCCCGGATGAAGCCCACCTGCCGTTTCTGCTCGTCGTCCAAGTCGCCGGCGAGCCCGCTCAAGAGGAGCTCAGAGAACCCGAGAACCGAGTTCAGCGGCGTGCGGAGCTCATGGCTCATGGCGCGCAGGAAGTCGTCTCGCATCGCCACGGCTTCCTCGAGCGCAGCGTTCGCCGCACGCAGCTCTTCGAGCGGGCGCTCCACGTCTCGGGTACGCTCTGCGACGCGCCGTTCGAGCTCCGCGTTGTGGCGCTTCAGCGATTGCTCTGCCTTCTTGCGGTAGGTGATGTCCGTGACGACCGTGACGAACTGCCCCGGTTGCGGGGAGTACGCCGTTACCTCGAACCAACGCCCCAGCGCAGATGCGTGATCTTCGAAGCGCTGCGCAACGCCCGTGAGGGCCACCTCGCCATACCGGTCGATCCACGCCTGTTCCACGCCGGGCAGGACCTCGCGCACCGTCTTGCCGACGATGTCTCGCTTCCTCAGGCCCAGAATCGACTCGAATGCCGGGTTCACGTCGAGGAACCGGTAGTCCACGGGCCGTCCGGCGTCGTCAAGGACGATCTCGTGAAGCGCAACGCCTTCGGTCATGCTCTCGATGAGGAGCGCGTTGCGGCGGGCGGCGTCGAGAAGCTCCGCCGTGGCCGCTTCGGCCGCCTTGCGCTCCCGGATGTCTCGGACGACGGCCGCGACGTGTGCCCGTCCGTCGAACCTCACGGGTGAGAGCACGACCTCGACGGGGATCTCCTCGCCAGATTTCGCGCGCGCCGCGAGCTCGAGCGCGCCTTCCTTGAACGACAGCGTCCCTTCTGCCGCAAACCGCTGGAACTGCTCCTGGACCGCCTCTTCGGGCAGCCTGGGCGCCAGCAGTCCGTGCACGTCAGCACCCAGGACCTCGTCTCGGGCGTACCCGAACAGGCGCTCGGCTGCACGGTTCCACAGCACGATCCGTCCTCTGTCGTCCAGCACCACCAGAGCATCGCCCATCGACTCGCCGATCGCCGCGACCAGGTCCTCTTGTTCCCGCGTTCGCTGACGAGCGGCACGCTCCTCGGTGACATCGCGCAGCGTCATACTCGCTGCTACCACACGGCCGTCGTCGTCGATGACCGGCGCTGCCGAGATGACGAGCGTCCTGATTCCGAGCGCAGTCAGGCACTCGCGTTCAGCGACGTGCGGCGCACCGTCAGCGAACGCCGCGCGGGAGGGGCAACCATCCCACCCGCGTTCGGGCGGCGCAGGGCTCCACAACCGCCAGCACGGAGGAGACTGCGAGAAGTCGATCTCCGGGAACCACTCGCGCACGACCTTGTTGACCGCCACGATCCGCAGGTCCGGTGCGAGGATCACCTCGGCGAACGGGACGTCGTCGAGACGGATCCGATACGAAGCCCCGTCCTCGGACGTCACGATGAATGCCGGGGCGGCCTCACGGCTGACGCCGCTCGTATCGCCACTGGTTTCTGCTGCCACGCTGATCGACCCTCTTTGCGCCAGTCGAGCGCGAGTCTCGGCCGACGGTAGAAGTCAGAGGGGACGCATTCAACGCGTCCCCCATACTCGGAGGAGTATCGGCGCGAACGAGCGCGAACTTGAGGCGATCCCGGCGGAATGGCACGAGCGCCCTGCCTCCCGCGTAACGTCGTCGCAGGCTTTCACACGCACACCGCACTTTGTGAATCGAGCCGCACGGCTCGCCTGAAGCGCCTCTGTGACGATCGACAGGAGAACGACGCAGAGAACCATGAAGGCACGGACGTTCGCACTCCTTGCACGCGGTCGGCCTGCTCGCATTCAGCGGCCTGTGCGCCGGGTGCAGCACCTCGGCTCCGCGAAACAACGCCGCTCAGGGGAGTGCACGAGAGACCCATCAGAGCGACCGCGTCATCGTTCCAGACCTCGTCGCTCTCGGGAGCGAGAGCGACTTCAGCACGGAGCTGTCGCAGAGCGGGGAAACCGCCCGGTACGGTGACGCGCGCCGCCAAGAGGTCTACACGGAGATTGCGCGCAAGGCCGGCCTCACGTTGGAGGTCGTTGTCATGAGCGAGGACGATGAAGTGTTCGCGCACGGTTCTGCAGGGTGGCCGCTCGGCCAGTACCCGGACCTGGCGCACGGTCCCCCGCGGATCGACGGTGCGGCTCGTGCTCATCTCGAGATCCGGCGAGTGACGTATGCTCGCACGAAGCGCACTGTCTACCTGGACGCAAGCGACGTGAACAAGAAGGCCGAGCCCGCTTCGGGCTCGGCCTTCTCAGCATCACTGGTGGCCAGAGACGGACTTGAACCGCCGACACGGGGATTTTCAGTCCCCTGCTCTACCAACTGAGCTACCTGGCCGTTTCGCGCCAAAGCACTATAGCCCAAGAGGACGCCGCGTTTCAAGGCGGCCGTAGCGTCTCTTACCGTGCCAACCCGGCCAGCAGCAGCGCCTCTGCCACCGTCGCGCGTTCGAGCTCTTCTCTATCGACGCTCTCGTTGGGAGCATGGATCGCGCACGAGCCGTCCTCCGGCCCCCACAGGATGATCTCTGCACCGGGCAGCGTTCGCGCGAAGGCGCTCACGAGCGGGATAGAGCCGCCTGCGCCGAGCGAGACCGGATCGCGCCCGTAGGCTTCGCGCAGCGCCTCGCGCGCCTTCGAATACGCCGGACCGCTCGTATCGGCAGCGAACCCCGGGCCTACCGCGCCTGGCGTCACGCGCACCCGCGCATTCCACGGCACCGAGCGCCTGATGTGCTCCATCAACAGCCGCTGCGCCTCGGTTGGATCGGAGCTGGGCGGGACGCGAAGGCTCACGCGCGCTCGCGCTTCGTGCACCAGAGCGTTGCGTGAGCCTTCGACCGCTGGCGCGTCGATGCCGATGACGTTGACGGACGGCTTCGCCCACAGGCGCTCACCGAGCGTTCCCGTTCCGATGAGCGAGACGCCGTCCAGCAGCCCGGCCTCACGGGCGATGCCGCCTTCGTCAGGCTCCAGGCCGTCCCATGACGTGCCGGTCAGCCCGTCGATGGCGACGTCGCCGTTCTCGTCGAGCAGCGTGTCGAGGGCCCTTATCAGCGCCATGAGCGCGTCGGGGAACGGGCCGCCGTACGAGCCTGAATGGACCGGCGCCGCGAGCGTCCGCACCTCGATGGTGCAGTCCGTCACGCCCCTGAGCGATGTCGTGAGCGTCGGCTCGCCTGCCCGCCAGTTCCCCATGTCGCCCACGACGACGACGTCTGCCGCGACGACCTCAGGATGCGCGAGGACCCACTCTTCAAGCCCGCTTCGGCCGGTCTCCTCCTCGCCCTCGACGAGCACCTTCACACCGATGCCAAGCTCACCAGCGAGCGCTTGCAGTGCGGTCGCGTGCATCACGATGCCGGCCTTGTTGTCGGCAGCGCCCCGACCGTACAGCCGACCATCGCGCTCGGTGAGCTCGAAGGGCGGCGAGAGCCACGCGCTCGCGTCTCCTTCCGGCTGCACGTCGTAGTGCGCGTACAGAAGCACCGTCGGTGCGCCGGCAGGTGCAGGAATCTCGCCGAACACAGCAGGCGGCGCGTCCGGAATCTCGAGGAACTGCACCGCGCAGCCCACGCGCTCGAGAAGCCGGGCTGTGACTCGGGCGGCCTCGAGCACCGGCGCACGGTCGTAGCCTGGAAACGCGATCGATGGGACCGCGACGAGCGCCCGCAGGTCTTCGACGGCCTGCGGCATCAGCACGCGCACGCGATCGCGGATGCGGTCGTCGACCCCCTCACGCATCGCAGCCGAGCTTCCCGCCGTCCCCGTAGTCGTGGCGCGCCATGTCGTGGATGACGATGTGCACCGCTTCCGGCTTCGTGTCCACGGTCTCGACGATCGCCTGGGTGACGCGCTTGACGAGCTCGCGCTTCTGCTCGACGGTCCTGCCTTCGTACATGTGGATGTGGACGATCGGCATCTCTACCTCCTCGCGCTGGAAACGCCCAGAGTGTACCGCAGCACCGCGACGAGCGCGCGGACATGCGCTAGATTGGTGCAAGGAGGTCGACATGGACGAACGATTCGCATGGGACCCTGCGCTCGAAACGGGTGTAGAGCAGGTCGATCGGCAGCACAGGCGGCTGTTCAAGCTTGCCTCGACGCTGAGCTCGTGCTCGCTCGATGAGAACTGCGACGAGGACACCGTCACCGACGCGATCTACGGGCTCACCGAGTACGTCACCGAGCACTTCGCTGACGAAGAGACGCTGATGGAGCAAGCGTCGTACCCCGGGCTCGGACCGCACCGCAGCCGCCACGAGCAGCTCACCGCCGATACGATGCGCTACGTCGCGCGGTTCTTCAACGGCGAGCGCGTGGCAGCCGAGGAGCTCTCGGAGTTCCTGGCGGACTGGCTTGCGGCGCACATCGAGCGCGACGACAAGGCCTTCGCCGTCTGGCTTCGCGAGCGATAGCGCACGAGCGGGCCCT
The Parvivirga hydrogeniphila genome window above contains:
- a CDS encoding bacteriohemerythrin, with the translated sequence MDERFAWDPALETGVEQVDRQHRRLFKLASTLSSCSLDENCDEDTVTDAIYGLTEYVTEHFADEETLMEQASYPGLGPHRSRHEQLTADTMRYVARFFNGERVAAEELSEFLADWLAAHIERDDKAFAVWLRER
- a CDS encoding 4-oxalocrotonate tautomerase, with the protein product MPIVHIHMYEGRTVEQKRELVKRVTQAIVETVDTKPEAVHIVIHDMARHDYGDGGKLGCDA